In the genome of Toxoplasma gondii ME49 chromosome Ia, whole genome shotgun sequence, the window CATATACGCGGCGAACTATCGATTCGGGTTGGCAGAAAACGCCCAGGCTTCGAATACGACGTGTTGATGCGTTGTCTATTCAGTCTCATTCACACGCACAGGTGATAATTTGGTTCGTCTCACTGGCCGCACATGTGGAAAATTGTGTCGTTCAAGACGGCCATTATCAGATTTAGAGGCGATAATATTCTCTCTGGATCTATCGTGTCTAAATGCAGGGTGGACGCGAGTAGTAGTTGAAAAACCATTTGGACGTGATTATGAGAGCTCAGAGCTTCTTTCGGAGCAGCTGAGGAGCGTGCTGCTTGAAGAGGAAGTAAGACGTATTCAGTGTGCACAACCACCTtagaaaacagacagaaaccTGAGACATACTGCAACTGTTTGTCTGTAGCCATGACGAACACCGACGTATAGCACGAGCTGCATCGAGAGGTTTTCTATCTTGAAGGAAATATGAAGGCATACGGCGCAGAGGCGTTATTATCATGTTGCTGCAGACATACCGAATAGATCACTATCTCGGCAAGGAGATGTTACAGGCACTGCCACCGCTGCGATTCACGaacttcttcctcgagccGGTACGTCCTGGTGCATTCTCAAGCACACTTGAGACTACTGAATGTGGCAATGTTGTCAAACAAATCACTTACCCACGATGTTTATTTCTTTCGACACTCAGCAGGTTTGAGGGCGTGCTGTATCACACTCTCAATTTTGAAGTGGTTCGCGAACATTCATCTAAGTAGTTTACATGCTTCCATCCCGCTCCCGAGGGGTAGTCTATCGTGGGAGCCCGATCTTGTCATATCTCTGTCTGCAGCTCATGAACCGAAATTTCGTGAAAGCACTCACGATTTCTTTCAACGAGGATATTGGTATCAGCGGCCGCGGCGAGTTCTTTAATGCATACGGTGAGTTGTTCGTGCTTGCTCGACTGCATTCTTGCATATGTTATCACCTGCTCCttgatgcatgcatcgactAATAGCGCCCTTCCCCCCTGGCAGACGCCAGCTTGTTCGCTCTGGTGCTAATGCTTAAAATAGTGGAAACCTCTGAAAATGTTTGATCAACGGTGAACCTCGTGGAGAGTCCCTGTTTATAAACTCGTTTCCGTGAGAGGCTGTCGACGTTTCTGAAGGGTTGATGTTTTCACATTACTCCTAGGCAAAGTACTATTCTGTCCCTGTTTCGTAGGGATCATTCGGGACGTCATGCAGAATCACCTCCTCCAACTTCTAACTCTCGTGGTGATGGAAAGACCAGCCACTTTGAGTGATGAGGATAtcagagacgagaaggttAAGGTTCTGAAACAGATCGCTCCCATTAGTGAGTTGTGGAAGGTCAATCAATCTCTGCACTGAAACCTGGTAGACGGCTTTTTGGAAGCATTGGGACGGTGACCGCGCCGGTGGTTTTTCCTATTGCAAGGCATAGCAAACGGATTTCTCTTCGCGATTTTCAATATGGAATAAGGCGTAGCACTAGCGCTTGTAGCAGTAACAGAgcaaagaaaagcgaacaTGGTCCGCGTTTGCGAGTAAGGGTTCCGGGCAAGTGTGACGTTGTGTGTGTTCTTGAAAGAGGAGCCTTCTCTATCCACGGTGTTGGAAGAGTTGTGTTCTGCATTGTTCATCTAGGAACTACAGTTAGGTATACCTCTAGTTGCGTATATTGGACGAATTAGCGTGGCGATTCCTCAGGAGTAAGCGTAACTGTTGATCCTGATGTTAGGGCCAAGAAGGCGGTTGTGTTTGACCAAGCATATACATTTGGTAGCAGCATTCGGTCACGAGTTTAACAATAGGGAACTCTTTTTATGAAATATTTTCTGGTGCATTTATTTTAATTAGATATGTGGTATATTAAAACAAATATCCAGCAGGTTCTTGTAAAATGGGATACCGTCACGGTAGGCCTCACGTGGTGCCTTTGCCTCTGTACGGTGTGCAGAACTAGAGGAGACCATTGTCGGTCAGTACTCAAAGTCGGAGGATGGAAGCGCTGGATCGTATCTGGAGGTACGATATTTTCCGCAGGTAGAATGTAGCGTGTTGTTTCTGTTCAGTGCTTATTAGGAAGGAATAGAACCAAGGCACACTATTTTTTGAGGTGACCCAGCCGTGAATTCTTGTCGTCAGGACAGCCCTGTGTTTTAGCTCTGAGGATTCCACCATCTGCAGAGTTTTTTGAAAGAGGAATCAGCAACAGGTGATGCGGTTTCCACCGTTTACAGACCGATGGAGTGCCCTCGCACTCTCGAACGCCCACTTACGCCGCGGTATGTATGCACATACGAAGTCCTCGGTGGGAAGGAGTTCCCATTTACATGGAGGTATGTTTACCGCTTCGTAATTCAAAGCAGACGCCTACGTGATGGAGGTTTGAGCCACTCTTGGCTCTGTCGGAATCTTAAGCAGGCTAGACTATCTCACAGGGCCGCAGATAACAGAAAACATGGTTTTGGGGGTCGAAAAACGAGCATATACGTAGTATGTGGGAGCGGGGTTACACAGGCCGTTTTGTGCTTGTGACACGTTTAATGCCGACACACTGGTAGATAATTATGGTGAGCGGGCGCGATTGGTGGGCTCGTCACATTGAGATTCGCGAAGTTACGGCAACTGTGTAATTCGGGCAACAGTCATTTCTCAATGTAGTGGTGACCTTGGTGCGTTCAGGCTGGTAAAGGCATGGGCAAGAGGATCGTCTACGTCCGCATAGACTTTGCTGGCGTCCCGGGATTCAGAGAGAGTAACTATGACTTCCCAGGAAATAGTTTGATTTTAGAAGTGAGCCTCCGTATTTAAGGAAGTGCCCCTTGTTCCATGCAAACCGATTTCGTAGACATGTCGCGGGTTCATTGGCAGATGCCAACCACATCACTAGACAAGCTAAACAATCTAGGATGCGGGATGTGCTCAATATACCAATTCTCGTACTCTTCTTTCAATTGGACAAAGCTGAAGCCGAAGCATCGCAAAATCCAGCGTgtgtttcctcctttttttaCAGGTCCAGCCGCACCCGTCTGTGCGCTTTGAAGTCAATGCCAGGGCACCTGGACTCGGAGCGACTTTGGGAAGGAACGTCTTGAAAATGGATGGTAACCTATCATATGTGTCCATCTTGGAGTAGCGCTGATGATCCCTGAATTGTCTCAATGGCTGATTATCCTTTTTACATTTGAGATTGTGTGACGATGCCATGCTACCCGCCGACCCTCTCCTCCCAGTCCGCCCAACGCCAATGATGTTACGAGCAAAGCAGTCGGATCTAGAATGCGGCGTTCTTTCACTTATTTTGGCTTGCTGCGTTTCTATAACACACGCAGAACTCAATAATGTTTCAACTACGTTGTTCAGGGTAACCGATGAGGGGCGATATGGTGGTGAAATGTTCACATGCACAGCGAATAGTAGGTGGGCATTGCAATTTCCTATTGTTCTCTGCAAATTGGGGATGTCTTTCGGTAGTTATCTGTGAGTCTCCCTGCTTAGGGTAAGTTCCGACTACGCGTGCGCGAGTCCACTTGTGCCCTTTCCGTGATCGTTTCTTTGTGTCGCTGAGAATGGTGTGAGGAAAAACCAAGAGAAAGTAGCTTATTGTTGTACTTTGGCATCGGACAGATGGCGGACGTCAAGCAATGGTATTCGAAGTTGAACTCACCATTTTATTTTGATTGGTCATGTATTGCGTCATGGGTACACTAGAGCAGCCGTGAAAGGTGTGCGGAAGGGCTGAACGCGCGGCGAAACGTGTAATTTCGTTGTGGTATTGTGTGAGTGTTTTGATTCGTCATTCAATGCTTCATGCATTTCCGCTGGGTTTCTGGCGGTTTCTCTTGCAGTCAATCCGGACGGCGTGCGGATCCCCGATGCATACGAAAATCTTCTCCTCAACGTGCTCAGCGGCGACAAAAGCCATTTTGTTAGAACGGGTGTGTTCATCGTATCAGCGCCGCAGACGCCTTGTACTAAGAAGGCAGCTGATTCAATATCCCAAATGCGAAGTTGAAGGCTTTGGAATGATGTGTAGGGTGTCCAGTCAATTTATAAGTCTGTCTGAAGTTGAAGCCGCTAGTTCTGTATAGCCAGACATCTAATTAGGGTCTTTTCCACGAGAGCGGCACAGCCATGCAGATTGGGGAGTGGTGGCAGAACAATCGAAGATTTTCCCTCACTCTTGATCTCGTGGCGCATGTTTGTTGGCGTGTGTTCAGATGAGCTCCGCGAATCATGGAGAATTTTCACGCCGATGTTACATGCATTAGAAGATTTACAGGTCCAGCCACGACTGTATCCTTTCGGGACACCTGGTCCTAGTGGCGCTGTTGATGAGCTGCGCGCAGCTGTCGCTGCCTCAGTGAACGGTACGCAAGGCAAATCTACGATAGATAGCagagtctctctgcgtttttctgccaGCACAGGGAAACAGAGGTAATGCTCGTCGTATTCGCTTAAGCACAAAGCAGGCGCCAGGGGATCACTTGTGCTATAGCGTGAGGAGTTTCTGTTTTGGTAGGGCGTGTGATTTTGGTAAATTATAGTAACGTTGGTAACTAGTGGAGCTATCAGTGAAAGCGTAGACTTGCATCTCTTGACGCTTCATGCATGTGTTGTAAGAAGTCGACGTCCGAAATAGCCGCAGGTTTCCCTTTGTCAGACAGCGACGGTTAGGCCGTAACTGCGGCTGAAGATGCTCTTTAATTCAGTAATGCAGACAGGGACAGTAACATACACATTCGTTTCACCCGTGGAGGCGGAAAGCTCCTGGCACGTGTTTCGTAACTGGATGAACGTTTTTTATACCACAGCAGTCATAAGACATTGGCCGCTCTTTGGCGTTATTCTCTCACTCGCACACGATTATATTagcagccgaagaagaatggTGCGACAGATATGGGAGGCACTCGCAGCCAGCACAGCAAGACATCACACGTGAAGGCAACAAGCAACTTGAGGACGACAACTGGCGAGTGTTGCTCTCGTTCCGCTTTGTTTGGCCGATTGTTCCCATTCTTCCATTTCCTGGTTCCAACGTTCCAAGCTGCAAAGCTCTGTTGGCAGCATTCATATGACAGGCCATGGCAAACGTCTTGATACCCCCGGCACTTCGTGGGTAGCGTGACGATGCGTTAGGACACTTGAAAGACAGAACATAGTACGGTTGTTGCCTTGCAGAAAACGGTGATGGGACAGATCGTAACTCCGTCCATGATAGAGGTTTATTCAAAAATTTAGCAAGGATGAGAGGCCGCAGAAATTGAGTATAGAGATGTACGGTGCCTTTTCACATAACAAAAGGAGTTCGCCATCGTACCTGCCCTCATAACTTCTCTGAGCTTTTTCTCATAGCTACTGCGATCGGCaagcttcttctgcagtctGCACAAGACGTGAGAGCATCCAAGACGTCTCGCTGTATTCAGGCTAGACGAAATTTCTATTTTGGTGCATCGCCAGCGAAGCTGCTACATGAAAACATGGTTACCTCTGTATTTTGGACTGAAATCGCTCTTTCAGAGCAGAAACTCTCGTATTCACTTCGGCATCAATCATAGCCGCTACGGCCATATCATTTTCGACCCTCTGGCGCTACGGAAAAAGGAGAATAAAGGGTCACTGAATGATGGCCGGGGACGTCTGCAACAAAACGGCTGCGACACAATGAAATTGGTGGACCAGCTGAGCTGCTAGAGAACTGTAAAGCAGCAAAGCCTCTGGTCACGCTCGTCCCACAGAGTGCCTTTTGTCCCATCTACAACATAAACGACGGCTAGACATTACTCGATCAGTAACTACATGGTATCGACAATGCCTGAAATGCGCGACTTTCCATTGCATCCAATGCCATTACATACTCTTTTTCCAACTGGTACGTATCCGTTGAAAGGAACAACGCGACCACCGGAAGTCTGCAGTGTGACGGGGTCGAAGAGAGGCAACACGGCAGCTGCGGGGTACCCATATACACTTCAAGGACACGTGACAATCTGTCTCGAGGTACAGATACAATTCAGAGAAAACATGTCGCCGCACGACATCGTGAGGAGCAGGGACACCGACAGCTTCTGGAAGTCTGTCGTACATATCAATCAAATTATACAGTTACTTCTGAGCGGAAGTAAGTgattctgtctcttgtgctGCTGACAGGCTTCTTTCGGTATTAACCTACAGTGGTCTACGATCTGGTGAATCTACATGCATGTCGACACAAACAGAAAGGGCTCGAATCCGAGCCGACTGATGCTAGAGGGAATGGGCTCGGACGATATTACTTCAGCAGTTTGTCCTTCGCGGAGTTGGCAACCAGCCACGTTGTGTCCCAATTTCCACTGCAGCACTGAGCGCGAGGCTGAATTGTGGAAGACAGTCCATACTTGAAACTGTTGCCGCATTTCGGATTCGTTTTTTTTTAAGCTGCAGATCTCATTGTCACGGGCTTGGACAAGCTCTTGCAATGATCTGCAATCTCGTCGGGCTTCCTGCAGCGCTCATCGGATGCAGATACACGTATATTACTAGTCATCCACTACACTTTCTTCGTCCATTATCGGCTGAACGGATATAGCTGACTACAGCTGGTGCAAATAATCTCCATCCCCAAAGTGTTTCAAGAGCAGTTTGTGCATTACATTGCCTGTCGGAGCCTCTCCGCCGAAGCACCAGAGGCATCAAGCGTGCGTTCCCTATGAGTGCCCGCCCCGTCTCTTGACGGGTTGACATGATGTTTCGGATCGGCAATTAAAAGGCAATGTAGGACACACGAGATGCAACCCACGAACTGGTCATGCTCTAGGATATCACAGATTCACGCTTAGTCGAAACAACATAGCCCCCTAGGCACGCCCTTACTCGAAGAGACTCCGTTATCTGGGCTTTGCGTGCCTCGAGATCCTCACACCGACGAGCTATCGATGAGTTCTCATCGGTAGCGCGGCGCAGCTGATGGATTTCTTGTTCTAACACCTGGCACCTCGTGGCAAGACTCTGTGATCGGCAAGGCAATCAGAAGTAAAAACGGGTATGTCATTCATCGCTGCGGTCCTTTGTACGTCCCAAACCCAAATTTTTCCGGGTATGTAAAGCATAACGTGCTAATGCTTTTTCGTGTGGTGGTTTGTCCGCATGTGATTAGTGTTTGCGGAACCCAGCAAGACTGAGTCGATTTACTTCCCAGCAGAATGATCCGGCATTACCGCAGAGGTGATGGTGTGGTGGACAGCAGTCTCGAAGATCATGGGCTTTTGTGTCACCTCATTAATCGAAGAACTGATGA includes:
- a CDS encoding glucose-6-phosphate 1-dehydrogenase (encoded by transcript TGME49_294200~Signal peptide predicted by SignalP 2.0 HMM (probability 0.810) with cleavage site probability 0.526 at residue 28~Predicted trans-membrane domain (TMHMM2.0):12-35), with product MAPENGRSSYSAYIRLLWLLTAVTAASALVTNVSGGTAGEDQTYGYVNVGNNSDGVTFIFYGATGDLCRRKIYPTVFQLYLEKKLPESFLIVGMSNQAMSLVDFRKMHRPQLENVLRSYKRLRDPARLLNQFEQRMSYTTGSIDDDNILSHFCHNISRMEQAQSPNASWGRVLYLALPPHIFAPAAAGFKRNCSTHNGWTRVVVEKPFGRDYESSELLSEQLRSVLLEEETYRIDHYLGKEMLQALPPLRFTNFFLEPLMNRNFVKALTISFNEDIGISGRGEFFNAYGIIRDVMQNHLLQLLTLVVMERPATLSDEDIRDEKVKVLKQIAPIKLEETIVGQYSKSEDGSAGSYLETDGVPSHSRTPTYAAVCMHIRSPRWEGVPIYMEAGKGMGKRIVYVRIDFAGVPGFRESNYDFPGNSLILEVQPHPSVRFEVNARAPGLGATLGRNVLKMDVNPDGVRIPDAYENLLLNVLSGDKSHFVRTDELRESWRIFTPMLHALEDLQVQPRLYPFGTPGPSGAVDELRAAVAASVNGTQGKSTIDSRVSLRFSASTGKQR